In Curtobacterium sp. MCPF17_002, one genomic interval encodes:
- a CDS encoding HGxxPAAW family protein, whose protein sequence is MSNTEPAELGEGHSPAAWTAVVIMLIGFAAGTLFFWFDQPWGVWVSAGVVLIGLIAGAVMKKAGYGVDGPKFVPKHHSE, encoded by the coding sequence GTGAGCAACACTGAGCCCGCAGAACTCGGCGAAGGCCACTCGCCGGCAGCCTGGACCGCCGTCGTGATCATGTTGATCGGATTCGCGGCCGGCACGCTGTTCTTCTGGTTCGACCAGCCGTGGGGCGTCTGGGTCTCCGCCGGCGTGGTGCTCATCGGCCTCATCGCCGGTGCCGTCATGAAGAAGGCGGGCTACGGCGTCGACGGTCCGAAGTTCGTCCCCAAGCACCACTCCGAGTAG
- the trpA gene encoding tryptophan synthase subunit alpha: MDTANAERAGAVVGYLPAGYPDVQTSIDAAVALAENGVDVIELGLPYSDPVMDGPVIQRAAEESLANGFRVAQVFDAVHQITERANVPVLVMTYWNPVLRYGVERFADDLVAAGAAGLITPDLVPDEGAEWIAASERTGLDRVFLAAPSSTDARMRQAVQSSRGFVYAVSTMGVTGARVGVDVAAKTVVSRLRDAGVDRTCVGLGISTAEQVGEVLAYADGAIVGSAFVRALADLGVQGVADRAADLTTGAQRR; the protein is encoded by the coding sequence ATCGACACCGCCAACGCCGAGCGCGCGGGCGCCGTCGTCGGCTACCTGCCCGCCGGCTACCCGGACGTGCAGACGAGCATCGACGCCGCGGTGGCACTCGCCGAGAACGGCGTGGACGTCATCGAACTCGGCCTGCCGTACTCCGACCCCGTGATGGACGGCCCCGTCATCCAGCGTGCGGCGGAGGAGAGCCTGGCGAACGGCTTCCGGGTCGCGCAGGTGTTCGACGCCGTGCACCAGATCACCGAGCGGGCGAACGTCCCCGTGCTGGTGATGACGTACTGGAACCCGGTGCTCCGCTACGGCGTGGAGCGGTTCGCCGACGACCTCGTCGCCGCCGGCGCCGCCGGGCTCATCACGCCGGACCTCGTGCCCGACGAGGGCGCGGAGTGGATCGCCGCCTCCGAGCGAACCGGCCTCGACCGGGTCTTCCTCGCGGCTCCGTCGTCGACCGATGCGCGGATGCGCCAGGCGGTGCAGTCGAGCCGCGGGTTCGTCTACGCAGTGTCGACGATGGGCGTGACCGGTGCCCGTGTGGGCGTCGACGTCGCAGCGAAGACCGTCGTGTCCCGTCTGCGTGACGCGGGTGTCGACCGCACCTGTGTCGGACTCGGCATCTCGACGGCCGAACAGGTCGGCGAGGTCCTCGCCTACGCGGACGGCGCGATCGTCGGCTCCGCGTTCGTGCGTGCGCTGGCCGACCTCGGCGTCCAGGGCGTCGCCGACCGGGCGGCCGACCTCACCACCGGCGCCCAGCGCCGCTGA
- the lgt gene encoding prolipoprotein diacylglyceryl transferase produces the protein MPLLSIPSPSTAWQYFDLTAWLRDVFGWSLPLDFRIHAYAICILLGIVAAVVLANRRLNARGVERWIIIDIAIWAVPAGIIGGRLFHVFTHVSDYFGPGRDPLSFLYIWEGGLAIFGALILGSVGAWIGCRQVGLRFSAFIDAVAPGVLLAQAFGRLGNYFNHELFGMPTSLPWGLQIESSNAAYPKGLPEGTLFHPTFLYEIIWNVLGVVVILLLDRKFRLQWGRVMALYLVWYGTGRAFLESIRVDTSETFFGIRTNVWVAFAAILLGIIIFLVQSKRHLGKEPSPYLPGREPRSKSDVDSDDTWSENDDDAPAAVTDSDPVTTTATGRV, from the coding sequence ATGCCCCTCCTGAGCATCCCGAGCCCGAGCACGGCCTGGCAGTACTTCGACCTCACGGCCTGGCTGCGCGACGTGTTCGGCTGGTCGCTGCCGCTCGACTTCCGCATCCACGCCTACGCGATCTGCATCCTCCTCGGGATCGTCGCCGCCGTCGTCCTCGCGAACCGCCGCCTCAACGCGCGCGGTGTCGAGCGCTGGATCATCATCGACATCGCGATCTGGGCGGTGCCCGCCGGCATCATCGGCGGTCGGCTGTTCCACGTGTTCACGCACGTCAGCGACTACTTCGGCCCCGGCCGTGACCCGCTGTCCTTCCTCTACATCTGGGAAGGCGGGCTCGCGATCTTCGGCGCCCTCATCCTGGGTTCGGTCGGCGCCTGGATCGGCTGCCGCCAGGTGGGTCTGCGGTTCAGCGCGTTCATCGACGCGGTCGCCCCGGGTGTCCTGCTCGCGCAGGCCTTCGGCCGTCTCGGCAACTACTTCAACCACGAGCTCTTCGGCATGCCGACCAGCCTGCCCTGGGGTCTGCAGATCGAGTCCTCGAACGCGGCGTACCCGAAGGGCCTGCCCGAGGGCACGCTGTTCCACCCGACGTTCCTCTACGAGATCATCTGGAACGTCCTCGGCGTCGTCGTGATCCTGCTGCTCGACCGCAAGTTCCGGCTGCAGTGGGGCCGCGTGATGGCGCTGTACCTCGTCTGGTACGGCACCGGCCGTGCGTTCCTCGAGTCGATCCGCGTGGACACGAGCGAGACGTTCTTCGGCATCCGGACGAACGTCTGGGTCGCCTTCGCCGCGATCCTGCTCGGGATCATCATCTTCCTCGTGCAGTCGAAGCGGCACCTCGGCAAGGAGCCGAGTCCGTACCTGCCCGGTCGCGAGCCGCGCTCGAAGTCCGATGTAGACTCGGACGACACCTGGTCGGAGAACGACGACGACGCTCCGGCGGCCGTCACCGACTCCGATCCGGTCACCACGACCGCGACCGGCCGCGTCTAG
- a CDS encoding Trp biosynthesis-associated membrane protein yields the protein MNARRSRPLVVVAGLAVAGIIMLAWTQTWFTVHLHAGAAVTARVDADGAAVVPQYTALAIASLALFLAMTIAGRVVRIVLASVEVLLGLGVVVSGISALRDPIAAAKGAVGEVAGVSDLTAVRRVVDTVDVSAWPAVGIAGGVLAVLLGVVVLVVQRSWPGPSRKYGAATGGAAAQARAAAPVERDAVVDWDDLSAGVDPTERAAVDAGDGVEPVVEDEAANGGEAAVAPGEDPVGSKGRRSNDGAEAERGAP from the coding sequence GTGAACGCCCGTCGCTCCCGCCCGCTCGTCGTCGTCGCGGGGCTCGCCGTCGCGGGCATCATCATGCTCGCGTGGACGCAGACCTGGTTCACGGTGCACCTGCACGCCGGTGCCGCCGTGACCGCACGGGTCGACGCCGACGGGGCGGCGGTCGTGCCGCAGTACACCGCCCTGGCCATCGCCAGCCTGGCCCTGTTCCTCGCGATGACCATCGCCGGACGGGTCGTCCGGATCGTGCTCGCGAGCGTCGAGGTCCTGCTCGGCCTGGGCGTCGTCGTGTCGGGCATCTCGGCGCTTCGCGACCCGATCGCGGCCGCGAAGGGTGCCGTCGGCGAGGTCGCCGGCGTGAGTGACCTGACCGCGGTCCGCCGGGTCGTCGACACCGTCGACGTGTCCGCGTGGCCCGCGGTGGGCATCGCCGGGGGCGTGCTCGCCGTGCTCCTGGGCGTCGTCGTGCTCGTCGTGCAACGCTCGTGGCCGGGGCCGAGCCGGAAGTACGGCGCGGCCACCGGCGGCGCCGCCGCCCAGGCCCGCGCCGCGGCACCCGTCGAGCGGGATGCCGTCGTCGACTGGGACGACCTCAGCGCCGGGGTCGACCCCACCGAGCGCGCTGCGGTGGACGCCGGGGACGGGGTCGAACCCGTCGTCGAGGACGAGGCCGCGAACGGCGGCGAGGCCGCCGTGGCACCCGGGGAGGACCCGGTAGGATCGAAGGGGCGCCGGTCGAACGACGGCGCCGAAGCAGAACGAGGAGCACCGTGA
- the gltB gene encoding glutamate synthase large subunit: protein MYDPANEKDACGLAMVATLRGTAGHDIVDAALGALRNLEHRGAVGSDAGTGDGAGILCQVPDEFFRSEVAFDLPAAGEYAVGTAYLPVDEDDRHAVKGAVERLAHEEGLRVLGWREVPVRPEVLGTLARAAMPAFEQLFVASTRHDVHGASWSGIALDRQAFRLRKRAEHDSEVYFMSLSSRTMVYKGMVTTLQLEPFYPDLSDERFASKLAIVHSRYSTNTFPSWPLAQPFRTLAHNGEINTVRGNRNWMRARQSQLQSELLGDMAPLLPIVSPGASDSASFDEVLELLTLTGRSLPHAVSMMVPEAWENQVGMDPELRAFYEYHSMLMEPWDGPAAITFTDGSVVGATLDRNGLRPGRFLVTDDGLIVMGSETGVIDVPAGKVVRKGRLRPGRMFLVDTEAGRIIEDDEVKRELSASGPWGEWLEQGRINLGDLPDREHIVHTPASVTRRQRAFGYTEEEVRILLRPMAQTGAEPLGAMGSDTPIAVLSQRPRLLFDYFTQQFAQVTNPPLDSIREQVITSMGMGLGPERNLLVAGPEHAKQITLDFPVIDNDELAKIQHFETESGRNLTVTIKGLYRVDAGKKAMQKRIAAVCDEVDAAIESGKQFIVLSDRDGNAEQAPVPSLLLLAAVHHHLIRTEQRMKVGLIVEAGDVREVHHVATLIGYGASAINPYLAMETCEILVRQGMISGITPEQAVKNVIKALGKGVLKIMSKMGISTVSSYAGAQAFEAVGLNQEFVDRYFTGTSSILGGVGIEVIAKENAERHAQAYPQDGAVLSHERLQTGGEYQWRREGPPHLFNPDTVFRLQHATRSRRYDIFREYSKAVDDQSEQLMTLRGLFRFKSDARKPVPLDEVEPIESIVKRFNTGAMSYGSISKEAHETLAIAMNRLGGRSNTGEGGEDVDRLLDPERRSAIKQVASGRFGVTSMYLTHATDIQLKMAQGAKPGEGGQLPPTKVYPWIARTRHATAGVGLISPPPHHDIYSIEDLKQLIFDVKRANPSARVHVKLVSQSGIGAVAAGVTKALADVVLVSGHDGGTGASPLNSLKHAGTPWEIGLAETQQTLMLNGMRDRVVVQVDGQMKTGRDVVVAALLGAEEYGFATAPLVVEGCILMRVCHLDTCPVGVATQNPELRKRFTGKPEFVVNFFEFIAQEVRELLAELGFRTLEEAIGQADTLDVDRAVQHWKASGLDLEPVLNGPRFEADEPRRHHRDQDHELEQHFDVQLIQQTADVLEHGGTIALDLPIRNTERAVGTMLGHEVTLRHGEHGLPSGSIDVTLRGSAGQSLGAFLPAGITLRLIGDSNDYVGKGLSGGEIIVRPDAGSGFDPAENVIAGNVIGYGATQGSMFIRGIVGERFLVRNSGATAVVEGVGDHALEYMTGGLALILGETGRNLGAGMSGGTAYVRGLREEHVNTDSLASGELRLEALDSADVEIVTDLLARHAAETGSALATELLESGDLSDFVKVLPRDYAAVLETRQRAVDEGLDPDGDVVWNRILEVTGG from the coding sequence ATGTACGACCCGGCGAACGAGAAGGACGCGTGCGGCCTCGCCATGGTCGCGACGCTCCGCGGCACGGCGGGTCACGACATCGTCGACGCCGCGCTCGGCGCCCTGCGCAACCTCGAGCACCGCGGTGCCGTCGGTTCGGACGCGGGCACCGGTGACGGTGCCGGCATCCTCTGTCAGGTGCCGGACGAGTTCTTCCGGTCCGAGGTCGCGTTCGACCTGCCGGCCGCGGGGGAGTACGCCGTCGGCACGGCCTACCTGCCCGTCGACGAAGACGACCGGCACGCGGTGAAGGGCGCCGTCGAGCGGCTCGCCCACGAAGAGGGCCTGCGGGTCCTCGGCTGGCGTGAGGTCCCGGTCCGTCCCGAGGTGCTGGGCACGCTCGCGCGCGCGGCGATGCCGGCGTTCGAGCAGCTGTTCGTCGCCTCCACCCGGCACGACGTGCACGGCGCCTCGTGGAGCGGCATCGCCCTCGACCGTCAGGCCTTCCGCCTCCGCAAGCGTGCCGAGCACGACAGCGAGGTCTACTTCATGTCGCTGTCGAGCCGGACCATGGTCTACAAGGGCATGGTCACGACGCTGCAGCTCGAGCCGTTCTACCCGGACCTCAGCGACGAGCGGTTCGCGTCGAAGCTCGCGATCGTGCACTCCCGCTACTCCACGAACACCTTCCCGTCGTGGCCGCTCGCCCAGCCGTTCCGCACGCTGGCCCACAACGGCGAGATCAACACCGTCCGTGGCAACCGCAACTGGATGCGCGCGCGGCAGTCGCAGCTGCAGAGCGAACTGCTCGGCGACATGGCGCCGCTGCTGCCGATCGTCAGCCCGGGCGCGAGTGACTCCGCGTCCTTCGACGAGGTCCTCGAGCTCCTCACCCTGACCGGCCGGTCGTTGCCGCACGCGGTGTCGATGATGGTGCCGGAGGCGTGGGAGAACCAGGTCGGGATGGACCCCGAGCTCCGGGCGTTCTACGAGTACCACTCGATGCTCATGGAGCCGTGGGACGGTCCCGCCGCGATCACCTTCACCGACGGTTCCGTCGTCGGTGCGACGCTCGACCGCAACGGTCTCCGTCCCGGCCGCTTCCTCGTCACCGACGACGGGCTCATCGTGATGGGGTCCGAGACGGGCGTCATCGACGTGCCGGCGGGCAAGGTCGTCCGCAAGGGGCGTCTCCGCCCGGGCCGGATGTTCCTGGTCGACACCGAGGCCGGCCGCATCATCGAGGACGACGAGGTCAAGCGCGAGCTGTCCGCGTCGGGCCCGTGGGGCGAATGGCTCGAGCAGGGCCGCATCAACCTCGGCGACCTGCCCGACCGTGAGCACATCGTGCACACCCCCGCCTCCGTCACCCGCCGCCAGCGTGCCTTCGGCTACACCGAGGAAGAAGTCCGCATCCTGCTGCGTCCGATGGCGCAGACCGGTGCGGAACCGCTCGGGGCGATGGGGTCGGACACCCCGATCGCCGTGCTGTCCCAGCGACCGCGGTTGCTGTTCGACTACTTCACGCAGCAGTTCGCCCAGGTGACGAACCCGCCGCTCGACTCGATCCGCGAGCAGGTCATCACGTCGATGGGGATGGGTCTCGGCCCGGAGCGCAACCTGCTCGTCGCCGGCCCGGAGCACGCGAAGCAGATCACGCTCGACTTCCCGGTGATCGACAACGACGAGCTCGCGAAGATCCAGCACTTCGAGACGGAGTCCGGCCGCAACCTCACGGTCACGATCAAGGGCCTGTACCGCGTCGACGCCGGCAAGAAGGCGATGCAGAAGCGCATCGCTGCCGTCTGCGACGAGGTCGACGCCGCGATCGAGTCCGGCAAGCAGTTCATCGTCCTGTCCGACCGCGACGGCAACGCCGAGCAGGCTCCCGTCCCGAGCCTCCTGCTGCTCGCGGCGGTGCACCACCACCTGATCCGCACCGAGCAGCGCATGAAGGTCGGCCTGATCGTCGAGGCTGGCGACGTGCGCGAGGTCCACCACGTGGCGACCCTCATCGGGTACGGCGCGTCGGCGATCAACCCGTACCTCGCCATGGAGACGTGCGAGATCCTCGTGCGCCAGGGCATGATCTCGGGCATCACGCCGGAGCAGGCCGTCAAGAACGTGATCAAGGCGCTCGGCAAGGGCGTCCTCAAGATCATGTCGAAGATGGGCATCTCCACGGTGTCGAGCTACGCGGGCGCGCAGGCGTTCGAGGCCGTCGGGCTCAACCAGGAGTTCGTCGACCGCTACTTCACCGGCACGTCGTCGATCCTCGGCGGTGTCGGCATCGAGGTGATCGCGAAGGAGAACGCCGAGCGGCACGCCCAGGCGTACCCGCAGGACGGCGCGGTGCTCTCGCACGAGCGTCTGCAGACCGGCGGCGAGTACCAGTGGCGCCGCGAGGGACCGCCGCACCTGTTCAACCCGGACACCGTGTTCCGGCTGCAGCACGCGACCCGCTCGCGCCGGTACGACATCTTCCGCGAGTACTCGAAGGCGGTCGACGACCAGTCCGAGCAGCTCATGACGCTCCGCGGGCTGTTCCGCTTCAAGAGCGACGCCCGGAAGCCGGTCCCGCTCGACGAGGTCGAGCCGATCGAGTCCATCGTCAAGCGGTTCAACACCGGCGCGATGTCCTACGGGTCCATCTCGAAGGAAGCGCACGAGACGCTCGCGATCGCGATGAACCGTCTCGGTGGCCGCTCGAACACGGGTGAGGGCGGGGAGGACGTCGACCGTCTCCTCGACCCGGAGCGTCGCAGCGCGATCAAGCAGGTCGCGTCCGGACGCTTCGGCGTGACGAGCATGTACCTGACCCACGCGACGGACATCCAGCTGAAGATGGCGCAGGGCGCGAAGCCGGGCGAGGGTGGCCAGCTGCCCCCGACGAAGGTGTACCCCTGGATCGCCCGTACCCGTCACGCGACGGCTGGTGTCGGCCTCATCTCGCCGCCCCCGCACCACGACATCTACTCGATCGAGGACCTCAAGCAGCTCATCTTCGACGTGAAGCGGGCGAACCCGTCTGCTCGCGTGCACGTGAAGCTCGTGAGCCAGTCGGGCATCGGGGCCGTGGCCGCCGGTGTGACGAAGGCCCTCGCCGACGTGGTGCTCGTCTCCGGGCACGACGGCGGGACGGGTGCGTCGCCGCTGAACTCGCTCAAGCACGCGGGCACCCCGTGGGAGATCGGCCTCGCCGAGACGCAGCAGACCCTCATGCTCAACGGCATGCGCGACCGCGTGGTCGTCCAGGTCGACGGGCAGATGAAGACCGGCCGTGACGTCGTCGTGGCCGCGTTGCTCGGCGCCGAGGAGTACGGGTTCGCGACCGCACCGTTGGTGGTCGAGGGCTGCATCCTCATGCGCGTCTGCCACCTGGACACCTGCCCGGTGGGCGTCGCGACGCAGAACCCGGAGCTCCGCAAGCGCTTCACGGGCAAGCCCGAGTTCGTCGTGAACTTCTTCGAGTTCATCGCGCAGGAGGTCCGCGAGCTCCTCGCCGAGCTCGGCTTCCGCACCCTGGAAGAGGCGATCGGTCAGGCGGACACCCTCGACGTCGACCGTGCCGTCCAGCACTGGAAGGCGTCGGGGCTCGACCTCGAGCCGGTGCTGAACGGTCCGCGCTTCGAGGCCGACGAGCCGCGTCGGCACCACCGCGACCAGGACCACGAGCTCGAGCAGCACTTCGACGTGCAGCTCATTCAGCAGACCGCGGACGTGCTCGAGCACGGCGGGACGATCGCGCTCGACCTGCCGATCCGGAACACGGAGCGCGCGGTCGGCACGATGCTCGGGCACGAGGTGACCCTCCGCCACGGCGAACACGGGCTGCCGTCGGGCTCGATCGACGTGACCCTCCGCGGTTCGGCCGGGCAGTCGCTCGGCGCGTTCCTGCCGGCGGGCATCACGCTGCGCCTCATCGGTGACAGCAACGACTACGTCGGCAAGGGCCTCTCCGGCGGCGAGATCATCGTGCGTCCGGACGCCGGGTCCGGGTTCGACCCGGCGGAGAACGTCATCGCCGGCAACGTGATCGGCTACGGCGCGACCCAGGGGAGCATGTTCATCCGCGGGATCGTGGGCGAGCGGTTCCTGGTGCGCAACTCCGGCGCCACCGCGGTCGTCGAGGGTGTCGGCGACCACGCGCTCGAGTACATGACCGGTGGTCTCGCGCTCATCCTCGGCGAGACGGGCCGCAACCTCGGCGCCGGCATGTCCGGTGGCACGGCGTACGTCCGCGGGCTGCGTGAGGAACACGTGAACACCGACTCGCTGGCGTCCGGCGAACTGCGGCTCGAGGCGCTCGACAGCGCCGACGTCGAGATCGTCACCGACCTGCTCGCCCGTCACGCGGCGGAGACCGGGTCGGCGCTCGCGACCGAACTGCTCGAGTCCGGTGACCTGAGCGACTTCGTCAAGGTGCTGCCGCGTGACTACGCGGCGGTGCTCGAGACACGACAGCGGGCCGTCGACGAGGGCCTCGACCCGGACGGCGACGTCGTCTGGAACCGCATCCTGGAGGTGACCGGTGGCTGA
- a CDS encoding anthranilate synthase component I, whose product MTTATLSDQPHTTSRPEFDSLLGDHRVVPVVRALYADSETPVGVYRKLADGRPGSFLLESAGQGGLWSRWSFVGVRSFGVLTQDGDRAAWIDTGIPASRAVDSLDGEPLEVLARLHERWATPRIPGTPPLVGGTVGFIGWEAVRQLEHLPNVPPADFDVPGQSLAFVSEMAALDHRTGLVLLVASVLNDGTDDAEVLWADAQARLDRMQGDLVVPSIATVAEAFDIAEPTPTHRSTPAEYMAAVERSKGFIRDGDVFQVVISQRFDHEVTAEPLDVYRVLRTLNPSPYMYFLSLADTADERFWIVGASPEALVKVQAGRAITHPIAGSRPRGATPEEDVRFGEDLLEDPKERAEHLMLVDLARNDLQKVCEPGTVAVTEFMTVERFSHIMHLVSSVEGAIRPDASAIDVFRATFPAGTLSGAPKPRALEIIDELEPAKRGAYAGVVGYFDFAGDADLAIAIRTALIKDGVARVQAGAGLVADSDPETEHVEAVNKAAAPLRAVATANRMREVRS is encoded by the coding sequence ATGACCACCGCGACGCTCTCGGACCAGCCGCACACCACCTCCAGGCCGGAGTTCGACAGCCTGCTCGGCGACCACCGCGTCGTGCCGGTGGTGCGCGCCCTCTACGCGGACAGCGAGACGCCGGTCGGTGTCTACCGGAAGCTCGCGGACGGCCGTCCCGGTTCGTTCCTGCTCGAGTCGGCGGGGCAGGGCGGCCTCTGGTCGCGCTGGTCGTTCGTCGGCGTGCGGAGCTTCGGCGTGCTCACCCAGGACGGCGACCGCGCCGCGTGGATCGACACCGGCATCCCCGCGTCGCGCGCCGTGGACTCGCTCGACGGCGAGCCGCTCGAGGTCCTCGCGCGCCTGCACGAGCGCTGGGCGACCCCGCGGATCCCCGGCACCCCGCCGCTCGTCGGCGGCACCGTCGGGTTCATCGGATGGGAAGCAGTGCGCCAGCTCGAGCACCTGCCGAACGTGCCCCCGGCGGACTTCGACGTCCCCGGGCAGTCGCTCGCGTTCGTGTCCGAGATGGCCGCGCTCGACCACCGCACGGGGCTCGTGCTCCTCGTCGCGAGCGTCCTCAACGACGGCACCGACGACGCCGAGGTGCTCTGGGCGGATGCGCAGGCCCGGCTCGACCGGATGCAGGGCGACCTCGTCGTGCCGAGCATCGCGACCGTGGCCGAGGCGTTCGACATCGCCGAGCCGACGCCGACGCACCGCTCCACCCCGGCCGAGTACATGGCCGCCGTGGAACGCTCGAAGGGCTTCATCCGCGACGGCGACGTCTTCCAGGTCGTCATCTCGCAGCGGTTCGACCACGAGGTGACCGCCGAACCGCTCGACGTCTACCGGGTGCTCCGGACGCTCAACCCGAGCCCGTACATGTACTTCCTGTCGCTGGCCGACACCGCCGACGAGCGCTTCTGGATCGTCGGCGCCTCGCCCGAGGCCCTCGTGAAGGTGCAGGCCGGCCGGGCCATCACGCACCCGATCGCCGGGTCACGTCCGCGTGGGGCGACCCCGGAGGAGGACGTCCGCTTCGGCGAGGACCTCCTCGAGGACCCGAAGGAGCGCGCCGAGCACCTCATGCTCGTCGACCTCGCCCGCAACGACCTGCAGAAGGTGTGCGAGCCGGGCACCGTCGCCGTGACCGAGTTCATGACGGTGGAGCGGTTCAGCCACATCATGCACCTCGTGTCGAGCGTCGAGGGTGCGATCCGACCGGACGCGTCGGCGATCGACGTGTTCCGGGCGACGTTCCCCGCGGGGACCCTGTCCGGTGCGCCGAAGCCCCGCGCGCTCGAGATCATCGACGAGCTGGAGCCCGCCAAGCGTGGTGCGTACGCCGGTGTCGTCGGCTACTTCGACTTCGCCGGTGACGCCGACCTCGCGATCGCGATCCGGACCGCCCTCATCAAGGACGGCGTCGCCCGCGTGCAGGCCGGGGCCGGACTCGTCGCTGACTCCGACCCGGAGACCGAGCACGTCGAAGCCGTGAACAAGGCCGCAGCGCCGCTCCGTGCCGTGGCGACCGCCAACCGGATGCGCGAGGTGCGCTCGTGA
- the trpB gene encoding tryptophan synthase subunit beta, which translates to MTSLRDLHGPYFGDFGGRFVPESLVLALDELEAAFREAWADPAFREELDTLQRDYTGRPSIITEAPRFAKHAGGARIILKREDLNHTGSHKINNVLGQALVARRLGKTRLIAETGAGQHGVATATAAALFGMDCVVYMGAVDTERQALNVARMRLLGAEVIPVETGSRTLKDAINDALRDWVANVDSTHYLLGTVAGPHPFPEMVREFHKVIGEEARQQVLDKVGRLPDAVAACVGGGSNAMGIFEAFLDDESVALHGFEAGGDGVETGRHAASITLGREGVLQGTKSYLMQDEDGQTIESHSISAGLDYPSVGPEHAYLASIGRAKYEPITDSEAMEAFRLLSRTEGILPAIESSHALAGAMKLGKQLGPEGVILVSLSGRGDKDVASASRYFGILDENAVQL; encoded by the coding sequence GTGACCTCACTCCGTGACCTGCACGGGCCGTACTTCGGCGACTTCGGCGGACGCTTCGTCCCCGAGTCGCTCGTCCTCGCGCTCGACGAACTCGAAGCCGCCTTCCGCGAAGCGTGGGCCGACCCGGCGTTCCGCGAAGAACTCGACACGCTCCAGCGCGACTACACCGGGCGTCCGTCGATCATCACCGAGGCGCCGCGGTTCGCCAAGCACGCCGGCGGTGCGCGGATCATCCTCAAGCGCGAGGACCTCAACCACACCGGCTCGCACAAGATCAACAACGTGCTCGGTCAGGCGCTGGTGGCGCGGCGGCTCGGCAAGACCCGTCTCATCGCCGAGACCGGTGCCGGTCAGCACGGCGTCGCCACGGCGACCGCTGCGGCGCTGTTCGGCATGGACTGCGTCGTGTACATGGGCGCCGTCGACACCGAACGCCAGGCCCTCAACGTCGCGCGGATGCGGCTGCTCGGCGCCGAGGTGATCCCGGTGGAGACCGGGTCGCGCACCCTCAAGGACGCCATCAACGACGCGCTCCGCGACTGGGTCGCGAACGTCGACTCGACGCACTACCTGCTCGGCACGGTGGCGGGTCCGCACCCGTTCCCCGAGATGGTGCGCGAGTTCCACAAGGTCATCGGTGAAGAGGCCCGTCAGCAGGTCCTCGACAAGGTCGGCCGGCTGCCGGACGCGGTCGCCGCCTGCGTCGGTGGGGGCTCGAACGCGATGGGCATCTTCGAGGCGTTCCTCGACGACGAGTCGGTTGCGCTGCACGGCTTCGAGGCCGGGGGCGACGGTGTCGAGACCGGCCGTCACGCCGCGAGCATCACGCTCGGGCGCGAGGGCGTGCTGCAGGGCACCAAGTCCTACCTGATGCAGGACGAGGACGGCCAGACGATCGAGAGCCACAGCATCTCCGCTGGGCTCGACTACCCGAGCGTCGGGCCGGAGCACGCCTACCTCGCGTCGATCGGCCGTGCGAAGTACGAGCCGATCACCGACAGCGAGGCGATGGAGGCGTTCCGCCTGCTCAGCCGCACCGAGGGGATCCTGCCGGCCATCGAGTCGTCGCACGCCCTCGCCGGCGCGATGAAGCTCGGCAAGCAGCTCGGCCCCGAGGGCGTCATCCTCGTGTCCCTGTCCGGCCGGGGCGACAAGGACGTCGCGTCCGCCAGTCGCTACTTCGGCATCCTCGACGAGAACGCGGTGCAACTGTGA
- the trpC gene encoding indole-3-glycerol phosphate synthase TrpC codes for MLETLVAGALEDAAARKIDRPYSDVERDLDRVSSPLDALAFLAPGERVKILAEVKRASPSRGPLATIADPASLAADYERGGASTISVLTEGRKFLGSLADLEAVKARVGVPVLRKDFIADPYQVIEARASGADLVLLIVAALEQQQLVELHTLAEELGMRVLVEAHSADEVTRGLDAGARILGVNARDLTDFSLDRDLFGSLADRIPDGVVRVAESAVAVPADVAYYRSAGADVVLVGEALVTGDDPAATLASFIAAADRG; via the coding sequence GTGCTCGAGACCCTCGTCGCGGGCGCGCTCGAGGACGCCGCGGCCCGCAAGATCGACCGTCCGTACTCGGACGTCGAACGCGACCTCGACCGTGTGTCGTCCCCGCTCGACGCCCTGGCGTTCCTCGCGCCGGGCGAACGGGTGAAGATCCTCGCCGAGGTCAAGCGTGCGAGCCCGTCCCGCGGGCCGCTGGCGACCATCGCGGACCCCGCGTCCCTCGCCGCCGACTACGAGCGCGGTGGGGCATCGACGATCAGCGTGCTCACCGAGGGGCGCAAGTTCCTCGGCAGTCTCGCCGACCTCGAAGCCGTGAAGGCACGGGTCGGGGTACCCGTCCTCCGCAAGGACTTCATCGCCGACCCGTACCAGGTGATCGAGGCACGGGCGTCGGGAGCCGACCTCGTGCTCCTCATCGTGGCCGCGCTCGAGCAGCAGCAGCTCGTCGAACTCCACACCCTGGCCGAGGAGCTCGGCATGCGGGTGCTGGTGGAGGCGCACTCCGCCGACGAGGTGACGCGCGGGCTCGACGCCGGCGCGCGCATCCTCGGTGTGAACGCCCGCGACCTCACCGACTTCTCGCTCGACCGTGACCTGTTCGGATCGCTCGCTGACCGCATCCCCGACGGGGTCGTCCGTGTCGCCGAGTCCGCCGTCGCCGTCCCCGCCGACGTCGCGTACTACCGCTCCGCGGGCGCCGACGTCGTCCTGGTGGGGGAGGCGCTCGTCACGGGCGACGACCCCGCCGCCACACTCGCGTCCTTCATCGCAGCCGCCGACCGCGGCTGA